One part of the Mariniflexile litorale genome encodes these proteins:
- a CDS encoding methylmalonyl-CoA mutase subunit beta, giving the protein MISGLFDEFDSVSAKQWKQKIQFDLNGADYNETLIWKSNEDISVKPFYNSEDLKELPEVSNTKATQWNICQTVFVANIEKSNKKALKSVQRGAESIKFIIPNESISIKQLLENLDDIPVFFELQFLSEKFIEQINSISAKAHIHIDIDIIGNLAKTGNWFNNLNDDFTKFKNIVKQTQSFNINVALYENAGANMVQQLAYALAHANEYLNALDNDFNAETKQTLQITFDVSVGSNYFFEIAKLRALRLLWSTLASEYQINTQCHITATPTKRNKTIYDYNTNLLRTTTECMSAVLGGANTICNLPYDVIYKKANAFSERMARNQLLILKHESYFDKINNPSDGAYYIESLTNQLAEKSLALFKDIERNGGFLKQLKENTIQRKIKESANKEQQQFDTGETILLGTNKHPNPNDAMKDELELYPFVKTHQRKTLIEPIIEKRLAETLEQERLKNE; this is encoded by the coding sequence ATGATTAGTGGTTTGTTTGATGAATTCGATTCGGTTTCAGCAAAACAGTGGAAACAAAAAATCCAGTTCGATTTAAACGGCGCTGATTATAACGAAACGCTTATCTGGAAAAGCAACGAAGACATTTCGGTTAAACCATTTTACAATTCTGAAGATTTAAAAGAGCTTCCCGAAGTTTCAAACACCAAAGCCACTCAATGGAACATTTGCCAAACTGTTTTTGTTGCAAATATTGAAAAGTCAAACAAAAAAGCTCTCAAATCCGTTCAGCGTGGTGCCGAAAGCATCAAATTCATCATTCCAAACGAATCCATTTCTATTAAACAATTACTAGAAAACCTAGATGACATTCCTGTTTTTTTTGAACTTCAATTTCTTTCAGAAAAATTCATTGAACAAATAAATAGTATTTCCGCAAAAGCCCATATACATATTGACATAGATATTATTGGAAATTTAGCAAAAACCGGTAATTGGTTTAATAATTTAAACGACGATTTTACAAAGTTCAAAAACATCGTAAAGCAAACCCAATCTTTTAATATTAATGTTGCCCTATATGAAAATGCTGGTGCCAATATGGTACAGCAATTAGCTTATGCCCTAGCACATGCCAATGAATACTTAAATGCCCTAGATAACGATTTTAACGCTGAAACCAAACAAACTTTACAAATAACCTTTGATGTATCTGTAGGATCAAACTACTTTTTTGAAATTGCCAAACTGCGGGCTTTACGCCTACTTTGGAGCACACTGGCTTCAGAATACCAAATAAATACCCAGTGCCATATCACTGCAACGCCTACCAAACGTAATAAAACCATATACGATTACAATACCAATTTACTACGCACTACCACTGAATGTATGAGCGCGGTACTTGGTGGCGCTAATACTATTTGCAATTTACCTTATGATGTCATTTACAAAAAAGCCAATGCGTTTAGCGAACGAATGGCTCGCAATCAGCTTTTAATTTTAAAGCATGAAAGTTATTTTGATAAGATAAACAATCCTTCAGATGGAGCTTATTATATTGAATCTTTAACCAACCAACTTGCTGAAAAGTCTTTAGCCTTATTTAAAGATATTGAACGCAATGGCGGTTTTTTAAAACAATTAAAAGAAAATACTATTCAACGGAAAATAAAAGAAAGTGCTAATAAAGAACAGCAACAATTTGATACTGGTGAAACTATTTTACTAGGAACAAACAAACACCCAAACCCCAATGATGCTATGAAGGATGAATTAGAACTTTATCCGTTTGTAAAAACACATCAAAGAAAAACATTAATAGAGCCAATTATTGAAAAACGATTAGCCGAAACTCTAGAACAAGAACGCTTAAAAAATGAATAA
- a CDS encoding PQQ-dependent sugar dehydrogenase, translated as MKQLHFLLAVVLISLNACAQQSESEVKAQDPENVNYTTELIVSDINIPWGIAFLPDSSMLITEKAGELIHFKNGTKTLIEGVPEIYLRGQGGFMGIKLHPNYETNGWIYFSYASAEGEGEGGNTAIMRAKLKNNALTEKEVLYKASPNSKKGQHFGSRIEFDNDGYLYFSIGERGDRDVNPQDITRDCGKIYRLHDDGRIPTDNPFVNSENAKPAIYSYGHRNPQGLIKNPETGAIWEHEHGPQGGDEINIIQKGKNYGWPVISYGINYSGTSFTDITEKEGMEQPLFYWVPSIAPSGMAFVTSNKYPNWKGNLLVGSLKFEYLERLVLDNGKVVKREKLIEKTGRIRDVVQGPDGYIYVAVEGKGIVKIVPEN; from the coding sequence ATGAAACAGTTACATTTTTTATTAGCAGTAGTTTTAATCTCATTAAACGCTTGTGCTCAACAATCCGAATCTGAAGTAAAAGCCCAAGATCCTGAAAACGTAAATTATACAACAGAATTAATTGTTTCAGATATAAATATACCTTGGGGCATAGCATTTTTACCAGATAGCAGCATGCTAATAACAGAAAAAGCAGGCGAACTTATTCATTTTAAAAATGGAACAAAAACTTTAATTGAAGGGGTCCCTGAAATTTATCTACGTGGTCAAGGTGGTTTTATGGGCATCAAATTACACCCAAATTACGAAACCAATGGATGGATTTATTTCTCTTACGCTTCTGCGGAAGGTGAAGGAGAGGGTGGCAATACTGCCATTATGCGAGCCAAATTAAAAAACAACGCCTTAACTGAAAAAGAAGTGCTATACAAAGCATCACCAAACTCTAAAAAAGGACAACATTTTGGCTCTCGTATAGAATTTGATAATGATGGCTATTTATACTTCTCTATTGGAGAACGTGGTGACCGCGATGTAAACCCACAAGACATCACGCGCGATTGTGGTAAAATTTACCGACTTCATGACGATGGACGTATCCCTACAGACAACCCTTTTGTTAATTCAGAAAACGCAAAACCCGCCATTTATAGTTATGGACACAGAAATCCACAAGGATTAATAAAAAACCCAGAAACTGGAGCCATTTGGGAGCATGAACACGGGCCACAAGGTGGTGATGAAATCAACATCATCCAAAAAGGAAAAAACTATGGGTGGCCTGTTATATCGTATGGTATTAACTACAGCGGAACGTCTTTTACTGATATTACTGAAAAAGAAGGCATGGAACAACCTCTTTTTTATTGGGTACCTTCTATTGCTCCCAGCGGAATGGCATTTGTTACATCAAATAAATACCCCAATTGGAAAGGCAATTTATTAGTAGGTTCACTTAAATTTGAATATTTAGAACGTCTGGTTTTAGACAACGGAAAAGTTGTTAAACGTGAAAAACTAATAGAAAAAACAGGTCGTATTAGAGATGTTGTCCAAGGTCCAGATGGCTATATTTATGTAGCTGTTGAAGGTAAAGGCATTGTAAAAATAGTTCCTGAAAATTAA
- a CDS encoding O-antigen ligase family protein has product MDIVLFIFLTFITLNRYVIQTNLSFSIRFMELVGLGVLYIVLRNLSNKNYVCLLLMVVVSGIIQAIYGNLQLLEYYPSNHSGFRMTGSFFNPGPYAGFLSAVWPITLGMYLFNANIIEQMRSKSGSVFLKKMFQYIFNYIPMFGVVSILLVIPASQSRGSWLAVIISSCLLLEYRYRVIKRLFNKYTNLTKSILITGCILIIGVSLLGIYLFKQGSSDGRLFIWKVSTEIIKENPVCGVGLDRFKAHYMNHQANYFSQHGETKETLVADNTYYAFNEFIQFITEQGVFGFIILLFVLFFIIKIKTADVKERNELGIIIKISLLTIGVFAFFSYPMEILPIKLIMVILLSGLAKLDQNKTKLFQNFKVNVPIIISLKTLVVGCILIITVFSFKYINSLSESFKNWQFALNSYQYGDYETAIEAYEEAFPELKDNGEFLMNYGKTLSIYKQDEKAIQILERAKIHLNTTIIETALGDAYKNNKQYKESEIAYIHASNMIPTRFYPLYLLAKLYDEIGQKEKAVKIAKVILGKEIKKSSTAIKEIKQQMKNIITKNELFNKNKEPMK; this is encoded by the coding sequence TTGGATATTGTACTTTTTATTTTTTTAACATTTATTACATTAAATAGATATGTCATTCAAACTAATTTAAGTTTCTCAATCCGATTTATGGAATTAGTGGGGTTAGGTGTTTTGTATATCGTTTTAAGAAATCTTTCCAATAAAAATTATGTTTGTTTGCTATTGATGGTTGTCGTTTCAGGAATTATCCAAGCAATATATGGTAATTTACAATTGCTGGAATACTATCCATCTAATCATTCTGGGTTTAGAATGACAGGTAGTTTTTTTAACCCAGGGCCTTATGCTGGCTTTCTTTCGGCTGTATGGCCAATAACTTTGGGAATGTATTTGTTTAACGCAAACATAATAGAGCAAATGCGATCAAAAAGTGGCTCTGTATTTTTAAAAAAGATGTTCCAATACATTTTTAACTATATACCCATGTTTGGCGTGGTAAGTATTTTATTGGTTATACCAGCATCGCAATCTAGAGGATCATGGCTAGCTGTAATAATAAGTAGTTGCCTATTGTTAGAATATCGCTATAGAGTTATAAAACGGCTTTTTAATAAATATACCAATTTAACAAAATCAATTTTAATCACAGGTTGTATATTGATAATTGGAGTAAGCCTATTAGGTATTTATCTTTTTAAACAAGGATCTTCGGATGGTCGATTATTTATTTGGAAAGTCTCTACCGAAATAATAAAAGAAAATCCTGTTTGTGGTGTAGGCCTTGATCGTTTTAAGGCTCACTATATGAACCATCAAGCTAATTATTTTTCACAACATGGAGAAACTAAAGAGACTTTAGTAGCTGATAATACTTATTATGCCTTCAATGAATTCATTCAATTTATAACCGAACAAGGCGTATTTGGTTTCATAATATTACTGTTTGTTTTGTTTTTTATTATCAAAATCAAAACGGCAGATGTAAAAGAAAGGAATGAGTTAGGTATTATAATAAAAATAAGCTTACTAACTATTGGTGTATTTGCCTTCTTTTCTTATCCCATGGAAATTCTACCTATTAAACTTATCATGGTTATTTTATTATCAGGTCTTGCTAAGTTGGACCAAAATAAAACAAAGCTATTTCAAAATTTTAAAGTAAATGTTCCTATAATAATTTCTCTAAAAACTTTAGTGGTTGGTTGTATTTTAATAATAACAGTTTTTAGCTTTAAGTATATAAATAGTTTAAGTGAAAGCTTTAAAAATTGGCAATTCGCTTTAAACAGTTATCAATATGGAGATTATGAAACTGCAATAGAAGCATACGAGGAAGCTTTTCCTGAATTGAAAGACAATGGTGAGTTTTTAATGAATTACGGCAAAACCTTATCCATTTATAAACAAGATGAAAAAGCGATACAAATTTTAGAACGAGCTAAGATACATTTAAATACTACTATTATAGAAACGGCTTTAGGCGATGCTTATAAAAATAATAAACAATATAAGGAATCAGAAATAGCCTATATACATGCTTCTAATATGATACCTACTAGGTTTTACCCATTGTATTTGTTAGCAAAATTATATGATGAAATTGGGCAAAAGGAAAAAGCAGTTAAAATAGCTAAAGTAATTTTAGGCAAAGAGATAAAAAAATCATCAACAGCAATAAAGGAAATAAAACAACAAATGAAAAATATAATCACAAAAAATGAATTGTTTAACAAAAATAAAGAGCCAATGAAATAG
- a CDS encoding TonB-dependent receptor, translating to MAQPNSFILKKALFFSFFLMTFSHSYCQQTLKGKIIDSENGTPIASVTIKNSQNNKIVISNTLGEFEVQESGIYQFIKIGYQEKNEPLNSGFTIIQLELNPSNLKEIIVTANHIPQKLKKSNTTIDIITPKDMERGNTTNVMDVLNRVPSVFMQSGSLNTNKISIRGIGSRNLYGTSKIRAYFQDIPLTSGSGETTIEDFELGSISRMEIIKGAGSSIYGAGLGGTIHLIPKNASLNQTDVQSDISFGSFGLMKGVLNINYGATKNSFRAIYSNTHSDGYRDNNEYNRQTFTINSNHFLNNKDDITLLASYVDLKGFIPSSINENDYLNNPKSAAFTWAQSKGYEDSKRGIIGGSWNHHYNSNVKQATSVFASFKEAYEPRPFDILTENTSAIGIRSRILGTFKKLNWTLGGELFKDSYKSRNFENLYQDYPSGTGSVEGDKFSDFKENRSYYNLFFETNYNLSEKMTLSVGFNFNKTSYDLLDRFVSDENPDQTGTYKFKGMLSPKFGVSHIFTDNISVYSNISHGFSPPTTAETLLPDGLINANIKPETGWNLEIGTRSSFINNRLQINLALYKLDVRNLLVARRTGDDQFIGVNAGKTQHNGLELVIKHQWLQQETVSLNQYVSYTLNDFKFKEFVDDGNNFSGNKLTGVPSNLLNTGMDFDTQLGIYTTINYQYVGQIPMTDTNSLFTKDYSLTNIKLGYKHFINKCFKVNAYFGLDNIFNTHYASQILINATGFGGAAPRYYYPGNPTNYYTGINISYMF from the coding sequence ATGGCGCAACCAAATTCTTTCATTTTAAAAAAGGCATTGTTCTTTAGTTTCTTTTTGATGACTTTTTCGCACAGCTATTGCCAACAAACTCTGAAAGGGAAAATTATTGATAGTGAAAACGGAACGCCTATTGCTAGTGTAACAATTAAAAATTCTCAAAACAATAAAATTGTAATTTCAAATACTTTAGGTGAGTTTGAAGTGCAAGAATCTGGAATTTATCAATTTATAAAGATAGGTTATCAAGAAAAAAACGAACCGTTAAATTCTGGTTTTACAATTATTCAACTGGAATTAAATCCTTCAAATTTAAAAGAGATTATAGTAACCGCAAATCATATCCCTCAAAAATTAAAAAAATCAAATACAACTATTGATATTATCACTCCTAAAGATATGGAACGTGGAAACACAACGAATGTCATGGATGTTTTAAACAGAGTTCCTAGTGTATTTATGCAATCGGGATCTTTAAATACCAATAAAATTTCCATTAGAGGTATTGGCTCAAGAAACCTATATGGAACTTCAAAAATCAGAGCCTATTTTCAAGATATCCCACTCACTTCTGGAAGCGGAGAAACAACAATTGAAGATTTTGAATTAGGTTCTATCTCTCGAATGGAAATCATCAAAGGTGCAGGTTCCAGTATTTACGGTGCAGGTTTAGGCGGCACCATCCATTTAATTCCTAAAAATGCTTCTCTAAACCAAACGGATGTTCAAAGCGATATATCTTTTGGTTCTTTTGGGCTCATGAAAGGTGTTTTAAATATTAATTATGGTGCTACAAAAAATAGTTTTAGAGCTATTTACAGTAACACCCATAGTGATGGTTACAGGGATAATAATGAATACAACCGACAAACGTTCACCATAAACTCTAATCACTTTTTAAATAATAAAGATGATATAACATTGTTAGCCAGCTATGTCGATTTAAAAGGATTTATTCCAAGTTCAATTAATGAAAATGATTATTTAAATAATCCTAAATCAGCAGCTTTTACTTGGGCACAGTCTAAAGGTTATGAAGATTCGAAACGTGGTATTATTGGTGGTTCTTGGAATCATCATTATAATAGTAACGTAAAGCAAGCAACCAGTGTTTTCGCATCTTTTAAAGAGGCTTACGAACCAAGACCTTTTGATATTTTAACAGAAAACACATCTGCTATTGGAATAAGAAGTCGAATTTTAGGTACATTCAAAAAACTAAATTGGACACTTGGCGGTGAATTATTTAAAGACTCCTATAAATCAAGAAACTTTGAAAATTTATATCAAGATTATCCCTCAGGAACTGGTAGTGTTGAAGGCGATAAATTCTCAGACTTTAAAGAAAATCGCAGTTATTATAACCTCTTTTTCGAAACCAATTACAACCTTTCGGAAAAAATGACGCTTTCGGTTGGGTTTAATTTCAATAAAACATCTTACGACTTACTTGACCGATTTGTTTCAGATGAAAACCCAGACCAAACGGGTACTTACAAATTCAAAGGTATGCTATCTCCCAAATTTGGTGTTTCACATATATTTACCGATAACATTAGTGTTTATTCCAATATAAGTCATGGGTTTTCACCACCCACAACTGCCGAAACATTACTACCAGATGGTTTAATCAATGCAAACATAAAGCCAGAAACTGGTTGGAATTTAGAAATAGGGACACGCTCATCTTTCATTAATAATCGTCTACAAATTAACTTGGCATTATACAAATTAGACGTGCGTAATCTTTTAGTTGCCAGAAGAACCGGAGACGACCAATTTATTGGAGTAAACGCTGGAAAGACCCAACACAATGGTTTGGAATTGGTTATAAAACACCAATGGCTACAACAGGAAACCGTATCACTAAATCAATATGTATCTTACACACTTAACGATTTTAAGTTTAAAGAGTTTGTTGATGATGGAAACAATTTTTCTGGAAACAAATTAACTGGTGTCCCTTCAAACCTTTTAAATACAGGCATGGATTTTGATACTCAATTAGGCATTTACACAACTATTAATTACCAGTATGTTGGACAAATTCCTATGACAGATACGAACTCGCTGTTCACTAAAGATTATAGCTTAACAAATATAAAATTGGGCTATAAACATTTTATTAATAAATGTTTTAAGGTAAACGCCTATTTTGGTTTGGATAATATTTTTAACACCCATTATGCATCGCAAATATTAATTAATGCAACTGGCTTTGGTGGTGCAGCTCCTAGGTATTATTACCCTGGAAATCCAACAAATTATTATACTGGGATTAACATAAGTTATATGTTTTAA
- a CDS encoding 6-bladed beta-propeller, translating into MKNNFYVILVFFLISCKESNDVNPLVNNNIKSIKIDLNEEAVEGNFDEYFSSSYLIQLETNEFSIISKIDRISFYNNRIYILDKKLNSVFIFSDKGKFLYKIKNIGKGPHEYISLTDFGIDEVNKQIVVYADKPYKVIVYDLLGEFIEEKKLDKLYSNIALMNGKMVLLNNETNREYMLQEYDLSTNKKNSFLESNEIDEFYSEYALETPCIIKDRNIKICLPYSDIIYEYNKNGFTAKYSLDFGRNKMPNKIYEQKVNIFDVYNYANENNYGWGISNFRETKDYITFSYLLNKLVIYSKKTKKSEVINSFYHKGLPFINYFAHDGNDNKLISKFPAESFKNEMNTCKSKYPKKWSEIPDNIKKIAEDINIDDNPLLIVYQFKNINN; encoded by the coding sequence ATGAAGAATAACTTTTATGTGATACTTGTTTTTTTCCTTATTTCTTGTAAAGAATCTAATGACGTAAATCCACTGGTAAACAATAATATTAAATCAATTAAAATAGATCTTAACGAAGAAGCTGTTGAAGGAAACTTTGATGAATACTTTTCTTCTTCATATTTGATACAGTTAGAAACAAATGAATTTTCTATAATTTCAAAAATAGATAGGATAAGTTTCTACAATAATAGAATTTATATTCTCGACAAAAAGTTAAACAGTGTTTTTATTTTTAGTGATAAAGGTAAGTTTCTTTATAAAATTAAAAATATAGGTAAAGGGCCTCATGAATATATTAGTTTGACTGATTTTGGAATTGATGAGGTAAACAAACAAATTGTAGTTTATGCGGATAAACCATACAAAGTTATTGTTTATGATCTATTAGGGGAATTTATTGAAGAGAAAAAGCTTGATAAATTATATTCTAATATTGCATTAATGAATGGAAAAATGGTTTTGCTAAACAATGAGACTAATAGGGAATATATGCTACAAGAATATGATTTAAGTACAAATAAAAAAAATAGTTTTTTAGAAAGTAATGAGATAGATGAATTTTATTCAGAATATGCATTAGAAACACCATGTATTATAAAAGATAGAAATATTAAAATTTGTTTACCTTATTCAGATATTATTTATGAATACAATAAAAATGGGTTTACAGCTAAATACTCTCTTGATTTTGGGAGGAATAAAATGCCCAATAAAATTTATGAACAAAAAGTAAATATTTTTGATGTTTATAATTATGCTAATGAGAATAATTATGGTTGGGGAATATCAAATTTCAGGGAAACTAAGGACTATATTACTTTTTCATATCTTTTAAATAAACTTGTTATATATTCTAAAAAGACAAAAAAGTCTGAAGTAATTAATTCTTTTTATCATAAAGGGCTTCCTTTTATAAATTATTTTGCTCACGATGGTAATGATAATAAGCTTATCTCAAAATTCCCTGCGGAATCATTTAAAAATGAGATGAATACTTGCAAAAGCAAGTACCCTAAAAAATGGAGTGAAATACCAGA
- a CDS encoding septum formation initiator family protein, whose amino-acid sequence MSILKHKIFKPFKNIFILILAVFIVWMLFFDANSWLIHHELNTDIDALESEKEYYKKEIEKDNKAIKALSTEEGLEKFAREEYYMKRDNEEIYIIEYEDSLKTKKDD is encoded by the coding sequence ATGAGCATTTTAAAGCATAAAATATTCAAACCTTTCAAAAACATTTTCATACTTATACTAGCTGTATTTATTGTATGGATGTTGTTTTTTGATGCTAACTCGTGGTTAATTCATCATGAATTAAATACAGATATAGATGCTTTAGAAAGTGAAAAAGAATATTATAAAAAAGAAATTGAAAAAGACAATAAAGCTATTAAAGCATTAAGTACCGAGGAAGGTTTAGAAAAATTTGCTCGCGAAGAATACTACATGAAGCGTGACAATGAAGAAATTTACATCATAGAATACGAAGACAGTCTAAAAACTAAAAAAGATGATTAG
- a CDS encoding tyrosine-type recombinase/integrase: protein MKSKHYSKTKLIPNNLKPKVEFVFKGDIADVCGIRNNLTFHIARHAFATTVLLSNGVPIETVSKLLGHTKLSTTQIYARVVETKISEDINNLQERIKKREVTKISANQNNSCVV from the coding sequence ATCAAATCCAAGCACTACAGTAAAACAAAACTTATTCCCAACAATCTCAAACCAAAAGTTGAATTCGTATTTAAAGGAGATATAGCCGATGTTTGTGGAATAAGGAATAACCTGACTTTCCACATTGCCAGACATGCCTTTGCAACCACTGTTTTACTGTCTAACGGCGTACCCATAGAAACAGTGTCAAAGCTTTTGGGACATACAAAGTTATCGACGACCCAAATCTATGCTAGGGTAGTGGAAACCAAGATAAGCGAGGATATAAACAATCTACAGGAACGGATCAAAAAAAGAGAAGTTACAAAAATTTCAGCGAATCAAAACAATAGTTGTGTTGTTTAG
- a CDS encoding cytochrome c, translating to MKSLLLSLFVTLSVIFSSFSQTNTNTLKSSIERGQEIYTDFCISCHLPNGKGVERIYPPLANSDYLIKNREASIKAIKFGMSGDIVVNGKKYNSVMAPLGLSDDEVADVMNYISNSWGNKNEKMVTKAEVSKIKK from the coding sequence ATGAAATCACTCCTATTAAGTCTATTTGTAACACTTTCAGTTATATTCTCAAGTTTTTCACAAACCAACACCAATACATTAAAATCTAGCATAGAAAGAGGTCAAGAAATCTATACCGATTTTTGTATATCATGCCATCTTCCTAATGGAAAAGGTGTTGAAAGAATTTATCCTCCACTTGCCAATTCAGATTACCTCATCAAAAACAGAGAAGCAAGTATTAAAGCTATCAAATTTGGAATGAGTGGCGACATTGTTGTTAACGGGAAAAAATACAACAGTGTTATGGCTCCTTTGGGTTTAAGTGATGACGAAGTGGCCGATGTTATGAACTACATCAGCAATAGCTGGGGCAATAAAAATGAAAAAATGGTTACTAAAGCTGAAGTTTCAAAAATCAAAAAATAA
- the udk gene encoding uridine kinase encodes MLIIGIAGGTGCGKTTVVNQILNELPEGEVGVISQDSYYKDTTHLSYDERIKINFDHPRSIDFELLESHLKDLKKGIPIHQPVYSFVKHNRTGDTIFTHPRKVMIVEGILILTHPELRDMFDIKIFVHADTDERLIRRLKRDISERGRDLDEVLTRYQNTLKPMHDQFIEPMKEYADIIIPNNKHNTVAIDIVRTIINNKL; translated from the coding sequence ATGCTTATTATCGGAATCGCGGGTGGAACAGGCTGCGGCAAAACAACCGTTGTAAATCAAATACTTAACGAACTCCCAGAGGGTGAAGTTGGAGTTATATCACAAGATTCTTATTATAAAGATACGACGCACTTAAGTTACGACGAACGTATTAAAATAAATTTTGACCACCCTAGATCTATCGATTTTGAGCTTTTAGAAAGTCATCTTAAAGATTTAAAAAAAGGCATTCCTATACACCAACCCGTATATTCTTTCGTTAAGCATAATAGAACGGGAGATACCATTTTTACACATCCAAGAAAAGTAATGATTGTGGAAGGTATTTTAATTTTAACCCATCCAGAATTACGCGATATGTTTGATATTAAAATATTTGTACATGCCGATACTGACGAGCGTTTAATAAGAAGATTAAAACGTGATATTTCTGAACGTGGTAGAGATTTAGATGAAGTTTTAACACGTTATCAAAACACGTTAAAACCCATGCACGACCAATTTATAGAACCTATGAAAGAGTATGCAGACATTATTATACCTAACAACAAACACAATACTGTTGCCATAGATATTGTTCGCACAATAATAAACAACAAACTATAA